From a single Calothrix sp. NIES-2098 genomic region:
- a CDS encoding alcohol dehydrogenase encodes MKAARIYDYSGATAVRVDEVEVLPPGPGDVRIRVKAAGINNSDLQATYGTYRAYRNQELPFILGQEAAGEVDAVGLGVTDLVPGMRVVGRVRGAFAEIAYGLATELLPLTDEVSFTVAASLPIAYLTAGMALIHKANVQPGDWVLVHPGSGGVGTAAVQLAQLLGGRVIATAGNQTKVQRLLELGALYGIDYSLQDVASEVRRITDNSGVQVALDGAGKVTFADCLEAIANNGRIVSYGTTTGLDAALPLGKLLGRNITVYGIAIWYNSDYHSSLGTLRNLVIPAVAQGKIQPTIDEIVDLQGVSGALIKMQNRDLMGKIIVVP; translated from the coding sequence ATGAAAGCAGCACGTATTTATGACTACAGTGGTGCAACTGCTGTACGGGTAGATGAGGTAGAAGTTTTGCCACCTGGCCCTGGTGACGTCAGAATTCGGGTAAAAGCTGCGGGAATTAACAATTCTGACTTGCAGGCAACCTATGGAACCTATCGAGCATATCGTAATCAAGAACTACCCTTTATTCTGGGTCAGGAAGCGGCGGGTGAAGTTGATGCTGTGGGATTAGGAGTGACGGATTTGGTGCCTGGAATGCGTGTAGTTGGACGTGTGAGGGGTGCCTTTGCGGAAATCGCTTATGGTCTGGCAACTGAGTTGCTACCTCTTACCGATGAAGTGTCATTTACAGTAGCAGCCAGCTTGCCTATTGCTTATCTAACTGCTGGTATGGCTTTGATTCACAAAGCCAATGTCCAGCCTGGAGATTGGGTTTTGGTACACCCTGGTAGTGGTGGTGTTGGCACCGCAGCAGTTCAGCTTGCTCAGTTGCTAGGAGGGCGAGTTATTGCGACTGCGGGTAATCAGACAAAGGTACAGCGATTACTTGAGTTAGGTGCATTATACGGGATTGATTATAGCCTTCAAGATGTAGCTTCCGAAGTGCGGAGAATTACCGACAATTCAGGGGTACAGGTAGCACTCGATGGTGCGGGTAAAGTCACCTTTGCCGATTGTCTGGAAGCGATCGCCAATAATGGCCGTATTGTCAGCTATGGTACTACAACTGGACTAGATGCCGCCCTGCCTCTAGGAAAACTGCTGGGGCGCAATATTACAGTTTACGGTATCGCCATCTGGTATAACAGTGATTATCACTCAAGTTTGGGGACACTTCGGAATTTGGTGATTCCAGCAGTTGCTCAGGGAAAGATACAGCCAACAATTGATGAGATAGTTGATCTGCAAGGGGTGTCTGGGGCATTGATAAAAATGCAAAACCGCGATTTGATGGGGAAGATTATTGTAGTTCCGTAA
- a CDS encoding histidyl-tRNA synthetase, with protein sequence MAKGDKINFSTPSGFPEFLPSEKRLELYLLDTIRKVFESYGFTPIETPAVERLEVLQAKGNQGDNIIYGIDPILPPNRQAEKDKAGETGSETKALKFDQTVPLAAYIARHLNELTFPFARYQMDVVFRGERAKDGRFRQFRQCDIDVVARSQLSLLYDAQMPAIITEIFEAINIGDFLIRINNRKILTGFFQSLGISENQIKTCIGIIDNLEKIGEAKVKQELDKEGISPEQTQKIIEFINIKGNVDEVLDKLKHLSQNLPDAEQLSLGVTEIETVIAGVRNLGVAEKRFCIDLSIARGLNYYTGTVYETTLIGHEALGSICSGGRYEELVGMFIGEKMPGVGISIGLTRLISRLLKAGILNTLAATPAQVMVVNMQEDLMPTYLKVSQNLRKAGINVITNFDKRPLGKQFQLADKQGIQFCVIIGSEEAAAQKSSLKDLKSGEQIEVTLDNLAEEVKRRLA encoded by the coding sequence ATGGCAAAAGGTGACAAAATTAATTTTTCTACTCCTAGCGGCTTTCCAGAATTCCTCCCTAGCGAAAAGCGGCTAGAACTATATTTGCTAGATACCATCCGCAAAGTTTTTGAAAGTTACGGATTTACCCCCATCGAAACACCTGCTGTCGAACGCTTAGAAGTGCTACAGGCAAAGGGAAATCAAGGTGATAACATTATTTATGGTATCGACCCCATCCTGCCACCAAATCGCCAAGCAGAGAAAGATAAAGCAGGCGAAACAGGTTCGGAAACTAAGGCTTTAAAATTTGACCAAACAGTTCCTTTAGCGGCATACATTGCCCGTCACCTCAACGAATTAACCTTTCCCTTTGCTCGCTATCAAATGGATGTGGTATTTCGTGGCGAACGTGCCAAAGATGGACGTTTCCGGCAATTCCGTCAGTGCGATATTGATGTCGTGGCTCGCAGTCAACTCAGCTTGCTGTATGATGCTCAGATGCCTGCAATTATTACTGAGATATTTGAAGCCATTAACATTGGTGATTTTCTCATTCGCATCAATAATCGTAAAATCCTCACAGGATTTTTTCAATCCTTAGGAATAAGTGAAAATCAAATTAAAACTTGTATTGGTATCATTGATAACTTAGAGAAAATTGGTGAAGCGAAAGTCAAACAAGAGTTAGACAAAGAAGGAATTTCACCAGAGCAAACACAAAAAATTATTGAATTTATTAATATTAAAGGTAATGTAGATGAGGTATTAGATAAACTCAAACACCTGTCACAAAATCTCCCCGATGCCGAACAATTGAGCCTAGGCGTTACCGAAATAGAAACAGTAATTGCAGGCGTGCGGAATTTGGGTGTTGCCGAAAAGCGGTTCTGTATTGATTTATCGATTGCCCGTGGTCTGAATTATTATACAGGCACAGTTTACGAAACAACTCTTATCGGGCATGAAGCTTTAGGCAGCATTTGTTCTGGCGGTAGGTATGAAGAATTAGTGGGGATGTTTATCGGTGAAAAAATGCCTGGTGTCGGCATTTCCATTGGCTTAACTCGCTTAATTAGTCGCTTGCTAAAAGCTGGTATTCTCAATACCTTAGCCGCCACACCTGCACAGGTGATGGTGGTGAATATGCAAGAAGATTTGATGCCCACTTATTTAAAAGTGTCACAAAATCTGCGTAAGGCTGGGATTAATGTTATAACTAATTTTGATAAGCGTCCCTTAGGTAAGCAATTCCAACTAGCTGATAAACAAGGCATTCAATTCTGCGTCATCATTGGTTCTGAAGAAGCAGCAGCACAAAAATCTTCACTGAAAGATTTGAAATCTGGCGAACAAATAGAGGTGACGCTGGATAATTTGGCAGAGGAAGTTAAAAGAAGGCTAGCATAA
- a CDS encoding alpha/beta hydrolase fold protein, with product MSQRIKRAFLDTEDGQILYRIGGEGEPILLLHMTPRSSDEFHELMPILAAKKLVIAMDLMGLGDSDKPPRVYSVADYAKTAIALLDELGINKASIFGSVTGGYIAGEIAVAYPNRVDKLILCNVVGLDEEEKNKILNRYSQGFQIKEDGSHLMERWLARISYVGQGELNHRCVLDDLKAFNSPVYPGIAVANYCLSAKERFRLIKCPTLILLGEKALEPLEKVGLAKAENQSWAQEVIPHSQGVELEGGSLWMVNQMAEEVFKVIVDFMEQ from the coding sequence ATGAGCCAGCGGATCAAACGAGCATTTTTAGATACAGAAGATGGACAAATTCTTTACCGAATCGGTGGAGAAGGTGAACCCATACTTTTACTGCACATGACTCCCCGCAGTAGTGATGAATTTCACGAATTAATGCCTATTTTAGCTGCCAAAAAATTAGTAATTGCAATGGATTTAATGGGGTTAGGTGATTCTGATAAGCCGCCCAGAGTTTATTCAGTTGCAGACTATGCCAAAACTGCGATCGCGCTTTTGGACGAATTAGGCATAAACAAGGCAAGCATTTTCGGTAGTGTTACAGGGGGTTATATCGCCGGAGAAATTGCAGTAGCCTATCCAAATCGTGTTGACAAACTCATCCTCTGCAATGTAGTTGGATTGGACGAAGAGGAAAAAAACAAGATTTTAAATAGATATTCTCAAGGTTTTCAAATTAAAGAAGATGGCTCTCACCTGATGGAAAGATGGTTAGCTCGTATTAGTTACGTGGGACAGGGAGAGTTAAATCATCGGTGTGTTTTGGACGATTTAAAAGCTTTTAACTCTCCTGTATATCCTGGTATAGCAGTCGCAAACTATTGTCTTTCTGCTAAAGAAAGATTTCGTTTGATTAAGTGTCCTACTCTAATTTTGTTAGGGGAAAAGGCGTTAGAACCGTTAGAAAAAGTTGGTTTAGCAAAAGCTGAGAATCAATCTTGGGCTCAGGAAGTAATTCCTCATAGCCAAGGTGTCGAACTAGAAGGTGGAAGCCTTTGGATGGTTAATCAAATGGCAGAAGAAGTATTCAAAGTAATAGTAGATTTTATGGAACAGTAG
- a CDS encoding D-hydantoinase produces MPESTVLDKIIKNVRVVRPHDDAVELLDIGIKDGKFARIARNISPDEAKEVFDAKNLLGFPGVVDAHMHIGIYQPLDKDAVTESKAAAMGGVTTSLNYIRTGQYYLNKGGSYRDFFPEVLALSVGNFFVDYSYHVAPIASQHIEEIPLLFEQFGVSSFKIFMFYGGYGLHGLSDQQNLFLMINKEERYDFAHFEFIMRGLTRLIEAHPEARDTISLSLHCEVAEILNAYTKIVENDSSLSGLHAYSAARPPHSEGLAICIASYLAHETNCANINLLHLSSRKAMEAALTMQTAFPHINFRREVTVGHLLLDVDTPNGTWAKVNPPIRPRADVEYLWQAVLNHQVDWIVSDHACCSAEQKRSAKDPNNIWLAKSGFGGTEYLLSGVLSEGSKRGMSYNHMAKLLSWNPSRRFGLLEKGNIAIGFDADLVLIDPNESFVVRAAESESQQGYTPFEGVELTGRVKSTFLRGNLIYNNGEVLGSPTGRYLKRYHPGIKA; encoded by the coding sequence GTGCCTGAATCTACTGTCTTAGATAAAATTATCAAAAATGTGCGAGTAGTTCGTCCCCATGATGATGCTGTCGAACTACTCGATATAGGAATTAAGGATGGGAAATTTGCCCGGATTGCTCGTAATATTAGCCCAGATGAAGCTAAAGAAGTATTTGATGCCAAAAATCTGCTAGGCTTTCCTGGGGTTGTGGATGCTCATATGCACATCGGTATCTATCAACCGCTTGATAAAGATGCTGTGACTGAAAGCAAAGCAGCCGCAATGGGAGGCGTAACTACCAGCCTGAATTACATCCGTACAGGGCAGTATTATCTCAATAAAGGTGGCTCTTACAGAGATTTTTTCCCAGAAGTATTGGCTTTATCTGTAGGTAATTTTTTTGTAGATTACAGTTATCACGTCGCCCCAATCGCTAGCCAACATATCGAAGAAATACCTCTGCTTTTTGAACAATTTGGTGTATCTTCTTTTAAAATCTTCATGTTTTATGGTGGTTACGGGTTGCATGGTTTGTCAGACCAGCAAAACCTCTTTTTGATGATTAATAAAGAGGAACGCTACGACTTTGCCCATTTTGAATTTATTATGCGCGGTCTAACACGCTTAATAGAAGCACATCCAGAAGCGCGAGATACTATTAGTTTAAGTTTGCACTGTGAAGTTGCGGAAATTCTCAACGCTTATACAAAAATAGTAGAAAATGACTCTAGTCTTAGCGGACTTCATGCTTACAGTGCAGCGCGTCCGCCTCATTCTGAAGGTTTAGCAATTTGTATTGCTTCCTATTTGGCACATGAAACTAACTGTGCAAATATCAATTTGTTGCATCTGAGTTCGCGTAAAGCAATGGAAGCAGCTTTAACTATGCAAACTGCTTTTCCTCATATTAATTTTCGTAGAGAAGTTACGGTGGGACATTTATTATTAGATGTTGATACTCCTAATGGTACTTGGGCAAAAGTCAACCCTCCAATTCGCCCCCGTGCTGATGTGGAATATTTATGGCAAGCAGTACTTAATCATCAGGTAGATTGGATAGTTAGCGATCATGCTTGCTGTTCAGCCGAACAAAAAAGAAGTGCTAAAGATCCGAATAATATTTGGTTGGCGAAGTCTGGTTTTGGCGGTACAGAATATTTACTTTCTGGTGTATTGAGTGAAGGTAGTAAGCGGGGAATGTCTTACAACCACATGGCAAAATTGCTATCTTGGAACCCATCTCGGCGCTTTGGTTTATTAGAAAAAGGTAATATTGCTATTGGTTTTGATGCTGACTTAGTGTTAATAGATCCTAATGAAAGCTTTGTGGTACGTGCTGCTGAATCGGAGTCACAACAAGGTTACACACCCTTTGAAGGTGTAGAGTTAACCGGAAGGGTAAAGAGTACTTTTTTGCGGGGAAATCTAATTTACAACAATGGAGAGGTTTTAGGTTCGCCAACTGGACGTTATTTGAAACGCTACCATCCTGGAATCAAGGCATAG